The Cylindrospermopsis curvispora GIHE-G1 genome contains a region encoding:
- a CDS encoding DUF2854 domain-containing protein, with protein sequence MFGKISLGTLGLTVGSILTIMGFIAYGLDNATLNLVGFFYGFPLLLGGLALKANELQPIPFSEPTTESVLELRKQQATITQNKIRKDITRFCYGQQAHLDRALDYLGLNPTDEERPVVTGLRETSLDGAYCLILEFDSPLIPLDTWLEKQEKMTKYFAPNVHVKITQPNEDKIELELITINHSN encoded by the coding sequence ATGTTCGGCAAAATCTCTTTGGGAACACTCGGTTTAACTGTAGGTAGTATATTAACCATTATGGGCTTTATAGCTTATGGGTTGGATAACGCGACCTTGAATTTGGTAGGGTTTTTTTATGGATTTCCCCTGTTATTAGGTGGTTTGGCACTCAAAGCTAATGAACTCCAACCAATACCCTTTAGTGAACCTACCACAGAGTCGGTATTGGAACTCAGGAAGCAGCAAGCTACTATTACCCAAAATAAAATCCGTAAAGATATTACAAGATTTTGCTACGGACAACAAGCCCATTTAGATAGGGCCCTTGACTATCTAGGCTTAAATCCCACGGACGAAGAACGCCCTGTAGTCACTGGTCTGCGAGAAACTTCCCTTGACGGTGCTTATTGTCTAATTCTAGAGTTTGACTCTCCCCTGATCCCTCTGGATACATGGTTGGAAAAACAAGAGAAAATGACTAAGTATTTTGCACCTAATGTTCATGTAAAAATCACTCAGCCCAATGAAGATAAAATTGAATTGGAATTAATTACTATAAACCATTCTAATTAA
- the ppk1 gene encoding polyphosphate kinase 1 — MAKLKKNNLPVVSLDEPINLSDPEYYINRELSWLQFNSRVLHEGCDERTPLLERLKFLAIFSSNLDEFFMVRVAALKQQVEAKVDLLTPDGRTPQQQLDDIRLQLNPLVAKQNQQFEEILQPLLANQGIHIIKYIDMNQQQKLYLDEYFKEQIFPVLTPLAVDPSHPFPYISNLSLNLAVVVKNPETEEEYFARVKVPKVLPRFIPLPSELASHNGRPIHWIGVPLEQAIAHNLDQLFPGMNIQECHPFRITRDADLELEEDEADDLLLAIEQELRKRRMGGTPVRLEIQSQTPENLRSRLLEDLELTGNDVYQVNGLLGLRDLMYFMGLPLPELKDPPRQSVIPSRLQRLKEPCLDPDVLETEDGKDFFSVIREKDLLVHHPYQSFSGTVEQFITHAAWDPQVLAIKMTLYRTSGDSPIVNALIAAAENGKQVSVLVELKARFDEENNIYWARRLEKVGVHVVYGLAGLKTHSKIVLVVRREKEKICRYVHIGTGNYNPKTARLYTDLGLFSCREELGADLTDVFNFLTGYSLQKNYREILVAPVNMRNRFLELIHREITNVQNGFSGRIVAKMNALVDPEIIATLYTASRAGVQIDLIVRGICCLRPGMKDISDNIRIMSIIGRFLEHSRIFYFHNNGQEEIYIGSADWMRRNLDRRVEVITPIRDQEIAKDLQEILGIMLADNRQAWDLQPDGNYIQRTPKDNSSEANSQTILVSMSQNNYPKPLIQN, encoded by the coding sequence ATGGCCAAGCTGAAAAAAAACAATCTTCCAGTTGTCAGTTTAGACGAACCAATTAATTTAAGTGACCCAGAATATTATATTAATAGAGAGTTAAGTTGGTTACAGTTTAATAGCAGGGTACTACATGAAGGATGCGATGAACGCACACCACTATTAGAGAGACTCAAATTTCTAGCTATTTTCAGCTCTAACCTGGATGAGTTTTTTATGGTGCGTGTTGCAGCACTAAAACAGCAAGTAGAAGCAAAGGTAGACCTTCTCACTCCTGATGGACGCACACCACAACAACAGCTAGATGATATCAGGTTACAATTAAACCCATTAGTGGCAAAACAGAACCAACAGTTTGAAGAAATACTACAACCTTTGTTAGCCAATCAAGGTATTCATATTATCAAATATATAGATATGAATCAGCAACAGAAGTTGTATCTGGATGAATATTTTAAAGAACAAATATTTCCCGTTCTCACCCCCTTAGCAGTGGATCCCAGTCATCCCTTTCCTTACATTTCTAATCTCAGCCTGAATTTGGCTGTGGTGGTCAAAAATCCAGAGACAGAAGAAGAATATTTTGCCCGGGTGAAAGTACCGAAAGTTCTACCAAGATTTATCCCTTTACCTTCCGAACTAGCAAGTCATAATGGTAGACCAATTCATTGGATTGGTGTACCTTTAGAACAGGCGATCGCCCATAATTTAGATCAATTATTTCCGGGGATGAACATTCAAGAATGCCATCCTTTTCGGATAACTCGAGATGCGGACTTAGAACTAGAAGAAGATGAAGCAGATGACCTATTACTAGCCATTGAACAAGAACTACGTAAAAGGCGTATGGGTGGGACACCGGTTCGATTAGAAATTCAATCACAAACACCGGAAAATTTACGTTCTCGGTTATTAGAAGACCTAGAATTGACTGGTAATGATGTTTACCAAGTAAATGGTTTACTAGGTTTGAGGGATCTAATGTATTTTATGGGATTACCATTGCCAGAACTGAAAGATCCTCCACGTCAATCAGTCATTCCTTCTCGGTTACAGCGGTTAAAAGAACCCTGTTTAGATCCCGATGTTTTAGAAACAGAAGATGGAAAAGATTTCTTTTCTGTAATTAGAGAAAAAGATTTATTAGTCCATCATCCCTATCAATCATTTTCCGGTACAGTAGAGCAATTTATTACCCATGCAGCATGGGATCCTCAAGTGTTAGCGATTAAGATGACATTGTATCGTACTTCTGGGGATTCACCCATAGTAAATGCCTTAATTGCTGCGGCTGAAAATGGTAAACAAGTGTCAGTTCTAGTGGAGTTAAAAGCCCGTTTTGATGAAGAAAATAATATCTACTGGGCCAGACGATTAGAAAAAGTTGGAGTTCATGTAGTTTATGGATTAGCGGGTTTGAAAACCCATAGTAAAATAGTGCTAGTAGTCAGGAGAGAAAAAGAGAAAATCTGTCGTTACGTCCATATTGGCACGGGTAATTATAACCCAAAAACAGCCAGACTATACACAGACCTAGGATTGTTTAGTTGTCGGGAAGAACTGGGTGCAGATCTGACCGATGTATTTAACTTCTTAACCGGTTATTCTCTGCAAAAAAACTATCGAGAGATATTAGTTGCTCCGGTGAATATGCGCAACCGCTTTTTAGAACTAATTCACAGGGAAATTACCAACGTACAAAATGGATTCTCTGGAAGGATCGTCGCCAAAATGAATGCGCTAGTTGATCCTGAAATCATTGCCACCCTATATACCGCCTCCCGTGCAGGGGTGCAAATCGACTTAATAGTTAGAGGTATATGCTGTTTAAGACCTGGAATGAAAGACATTAGTGATAATATTCGCATCATGAGCATTATTGGCCGATTTCTAGAACATTCTCGCATTTTTTACTTCCACAACAATGGTCAGGAAGAAATATATATCGGGAGTGCGGACTGGATGCGTCGCAATTTAGATCGGAGAGTGGAGGTTATTACACCAATTAGAGACCAAGAAATTGCCAAAGATCTACAAGAAATCCTCGGGATTATGTTAGCAGATAATCGTCAAGCTTGGGATTTACAACCCGATGGCAATTACATTCAAAGAACACCCAAAGATAACAGTTCAGAAGCTAACTCCCAAACCATTCTTGTGTCCATGAGCCAAAACAATTACCCAAAGCCGCTTATACAGAATTGA